The following are encoded together in the Holophagales bacterium genome:
- a CDS encoding NADH-quinone oxidoreductase subunit J — protein sequence MSLELVVFAIASGLAIASALAMVVVKTPVRSVLSLVLAFFALAVLAVLLAAPFIAALLVIVYAGAILVLFLFVVMLLNLTQEAEGHDERPIQRILGLVAVVAIGGLLLGVTLKAGAPPVPPAGGPIGVATDEIPILGRLLFSDYLLAFEALSVLLLLAAVGALILSKRRFD from the coding sequence ATGTCGCTCGAGCTCGTCGTCTTCGCGATCGCCTCGGGGCTCGCGATCGCCTCCGCCCTCGCGATGGTCGTCGTGAAGACACCCGTGAGGAGCGTCCTCTCGCTCGTCCTGGCCTTTTTCGCGCTCGCGGTCCTCGCGGTCCTCCTGGCCGCGCCGTTCATCGCGGCGCTCCTCGTGATCGTCTACGCCGGCGCCATCCTCGTCCTCTTCCTCTTCGTCGTCATGCTCCTGAACCTCACGCAGGAGGCGGAGGGGCACGACGAGAGGCCGATCCAGAGGATCCTCGGCCTCGTCGCGGTCGTCGCCATCGGCGGCCTCCTCCTCGGCGTGACGCTGAAGGCCGGGGCCCCGCCGGTTCCGCCGGCCGGAGGCCCGATCGGCGTCGCGACGGACGAGATCCCGATCCTCGGCCGGCTCCTCTTCTCCGACTACCTGCTCGCCTTCGAGGCTCTTTCCGTCCTGCTCCTGCTCGCGGCCGTCGGCGCGCTCATCCTCTCCAAGCGGAGGTTCGACTGA
- the nuoK gene encoding NADH-quinone oxidoreductase subunit NuoK, with the protein MTVPLNAYLAVGTILFVIGLAGTLLKRNTLSMFLSIELMMNAVNLLVLAYARMRGDATGQMVVFFVIAIAAAEAAVGLAIFVALFRARRTIDVDRLSLLKW; encoded by the coding sequence ATGACCGTCCCCCTGAACGCCTACCTGGCGGTCGGGACGATCCTCTTCGTCATCGGGCTCGCCGGGACGCTCCTGAAGAGGAACACGCTTTCGATGTTCCTCTCCATCGAGCTGATGATGAACGCCGTCAACCTCCTCGTCCTGGCCTACGCCCGGATGCGGGGAGACGCGACCGGCCAGATGGTCGTCTTCTTCGTCATCGCCATCGCCGCCGCCGAGGCGGCGGTCGGCCTGGCGATCTTCGTCGCCCTCTTCCGCGCGCGGCGGACGATCGACGTCGACCGGCTCAGCCTGCTGAAGTGGTGA
- a CDS encoding NADH-quinone oxidoreductase subunit M, which produces MLDSSTSIQWLGADILTTLVFLPSLGALVLLFLSNEAKNAIRAVGLLASGATFAVSVAVLQKFNPAIAGLEAFRPLLVDRPWIPRFGIRYLMGVDGLSLVLVVLTTLLTLLVLVFSFGQSIPKLRGYVAAFLILETGMIGSLVALDAILFYVFWEVMLVPMYFIIGIWGGKRRIYATMKFVLFTLAGSLLMFVGILFASGVHARTTGILTFSLLEWIPAASSGVWGLTGTQEALLFWAFALAFLVKVPLWPLHTWLPDAHVEAPTGGSIILAGVLLKLGTYGLLRFAIPLFPGAAVRYTPLIAVLALIGVVYGAWVAAAQKDMKKLVAYSSVSHLALVVLGIFAGNVTAVSGAVMQMVGHGLTTGLLFLLVGVLYERRHTREMADYGGIASQVPVTTTLFVIAMLGSVGLPGLNGFVGEFLILAGVFKANVVWAAIAATGLILGAIYLLTLTQKVFWGPNRVKANLGLTDINAWEFAAAFPMIVLVVVLGVWPQPVLDLVRNSVETVVQIAAVRMVP; this is translated from the coding sequence ATGCTCGACTCCAGCACCTCCATCCAGTGGCTCGGGGCCGACATCCTGACGACGCTGGTCTTCCTGCCGTCGCTCGGGGCGCTGGTCCTCCTCTTCCTGTCGAACGAGGCCAAGAACGCCATCCGTGCCGTCGGGCTCCTGGCGAGCGGCGCGACGTTCGCCGTCTCGGTCGCCGTGCTCCAGAAGTTCAACCCGGCGATCGCCGGGCTGGAGGCCTTCCGGCCCCTCCTCGTCGACCGTCCGTGGATCCCCCGCTTCGGAATCCGCTACCTGATGGGAGTCGACGGGCTCTCGCTCGTTCTCGTCGTCCTCACGACGCTCCTGACGCTTCTCGTGCTCGTCTTCTCGTTCGGGCAGTCGATCCCGAAGCTGCGCGGGTACGTGGCGGCGTTCCTGATCCTCGAGACCGGCATGATCGGGAGCCTCGTCGCCCTCGACGCGATCCTCTTCTACGTCTTCTGGGAAGTGATGCTCGTCCCGATGTACTTCATCATCGGGATCTGGGGCGGCAAGCGTCGCATCTACGCGACGATGAAGTTCGTCCTCTTCACGCTCGCCGGGTCGCTCCTGATGTTCGTCGGGATCCTCTTCGCCTCGGGCGTCCACGCCCGGACGACCGGCATCCTGACGTTCTCGCTTCTCGAGTGGATCCCGGCTGCCTCTTCCGGCGTCTGGGGCCTGACGGGCACGCAGGAGGCGCTTCTCTTCTGGGCCTTCGCCCTCGCCTTCCTCGTGAAGGTCCCGCTCTGGCCGCTCCACACGTGGCTCCCCGACGCGCACGTCGAGGCGCCCACGGGAGGCTCGATCATTCTCGCCGGCGTCCTCCTGAAGCTCGGGACGTACGGCCTCCTCCGCTTCGCGATCCCGCTCTTTCCCGGGGCGGCCGTCCGCTACACGCCCCTGATCGCCGTCCTCGCCCTGATCGGCGTCGTCTACGGCGCGTGGGTCGCTGCGGCCCAGAAGGACATGAAGAAGCTGGTGGCCTACTCGTCGGTCAGCCACCTCGCGCTCGTCGTCCTCGGGATCTTCGCGGGAAACGTCACCGCCGTCTCCGGAGCCGTGATGCAGATGGTCGGGCACGGCCTGACCACGGGGCTTCTCTTCCTCCTCGTCGGCGTCCTCTACGAGCGGCGCCACACGCGGGAGATGGCCGACTACGGCGGCATCGCCTCGCAGGTGCCCGTCACGACGACCCTGTTCGTGATCGCCATGCTCGGGTCGGTGGGCCTGCCCGGCCTCAACGGCTTCGTCGGCGAGTTCCTGATCCTGGCCGGCGTCTTCAAGGCGAACGTCGTCTGGGCCGCGATCGCGGCGACGGGCCTGATCCTCGGCGCCATCTACCTCCTCACCCTCACCCAGAAGGTCTTCTGGGGACCGAACCGGGTCAAGGCCAACCTCGGGCTCACCGACATCAACGCCTGGGAGTTCGCCGCGGCTTTTCCGATGATCGTCCTCGTCGTCGTCCTGGGGGTCTGGCCGCAGCCGGTCCTCGACCTCGTCCGCAACTCCGTCGAGACGGTCGTCCAGATCGCGGCCGTCCGGATGGTCCCGTGA
- the nuoL gene encoding NADH-quinone oxidoreductase subunit L produces the protein MTLPLWLIPALPLAGFLLNGLVALLCGWRRAAKATAEWRDAHPDDHGHDGHGSDAHVDAHGHDDHAHGDHGHGHGPAGPFLPYWQRLFHGVVGVLAVGLATVVAFANLVPYVAGSLATEGGLAPVIQTAWRWMAAGHVTIDVAFRLDALSAMMLSFVTFVGTLIHVYSVGYLQDEEGYGRYFAYLNLFMFAMLTLVLANSLPVLFIGWEGVGLCSYLLIGYYYDKDFAHQAGKKAFVTNRIGDFGMVLGIFGILALFGTMDFSFVDLAKQGAMNGNAPLSVYAVCLLLFLGAVGKSAQVPLYVWLPDAMAGPTPVSALIHAATMVTAGVYLVARCSAVFVLAPDAMTLVAWIGALTAVLAATIGLAQNDIKKVLAYSTVSQLGYMFLACGVGAFGAGMFHVFTHAFFKACLFLGSGSVIMAMHHEQDMRAMGGLRQRIPKTFLTMMFATVAIAGIPPLAGFFSKDQILGAAFGAGHPVLFAVGLFTAGMTAFYMFRLARMTFFGTFRGPKGADEHVHESPATMTVPLVVLAFFSVVAGFLGVPEAIGGSNRFMAFLAPSLATAHPHHVTHLTEWILMGLSVAVALAGIVLAWRWYGSAGATAQVPSVPANAFYMKTGVLGRLVENRWFVDEGIEAGVLSPFRKIGTFLWRGFDSLVIDGVVNASAFLVELTGDLVRFFTTGNVRNYALSFTLGVLALALYVFLR, from the coding sequence ATGACGCTCCCCCTCTGGCTCATCCCCGCCCTCCCGCTCGCGGGGTTCCTCCTGAACGGCCTCGTCGCCCTCCTCTGCGGGTGGCGCCGGGCCGCGAAGGCCACCGCCGAGTGGCGCGACGCCCACCCGGACGACCACGGACACGACGGGCACGGGAGCGACGCCCACGTCGACGCGCACGGCCACGACGACCACGCCCACGGGGACCACGGTCACGGGCACGGTCCCGCCGGGCCGTTCCTCCCTTACTGGCAACGCCTGTTCCACGGCGTCGTCGGCGTCCTCGCGGTCGGCCTCGCCACGGTCGTCGCGTTCGCGAACCTCGTCCCCTACGTCGCCGGCTCCCTCGCCACGGAAGGGGGCCTCGCGCCCGTGATCCAGACCGCCTGGCGCTGGATGGCGGCCGGGCACGTCACGATCGACGTCGCGTTCCGGCTCGACGCGCTGTCGGCCATGATGCTGTCGTTCGTCACGTTCGTCGGGACGCTCATCCACGTCTACAGCGTCGGCTACCTGCAGGACGAGGAAGGGTACGGCCGCTACTTCGCCTACCTGAACCTCTTCATGTTCGCGATGCTGACGCTCGTCCTGGCCAACAGCCTGCCGGTGCTCTTCATCGGCTGGGAGGGCGTGGGCCTCTGCTCCTACCTCCTCATCGGCTACTACTACGACAAGGACTTCGCCCACCAGGCCGGCAAGAAGGCGTTCGTCACGAACCGGATCGGCGACTTCGGGATGGTCCTCGGGATCTTCGGAATCCTCGCCCTCTTCGGGACGATGGACTTCTCCTTCGTCGACCTGGCGAAGCAGGGGGCGATGAACGGCAACGCGCCGCTCAGCGTCTACGCCGTCTGCCTCCTCCTCTTCCTCGGCGCGGTCGGCAAGAGCGCGCAGGTCCCCCTCTACGTCTGGCTCCCCGACGCCATGGCCGGCCCGACGCCGGTCTCCGCGCTCATCCACGCCGCGACGATGGTCACGGCCGGCGTCTACCTCGTCGCCCGCTGCTCGGCCGTCTTCGTCCTCGCCCCCGACGCGATGACGCTCGTCGCCTGGATCGGTGCCCTCACGGCGGTCCTCGCCGCGACGATCGGCCTCGCCCAGAACGACATCAAGAAGGTCCTCGCCTACTCCACCGTCTCGCAGCTCGGCTACATGTTCCTGGCGTGCGGCGTCGGCGCGTTCGGCGCGGGGATGTTCCACGTCTTCACCCACGCCTTCTTCAAGGCCTGCCTCTTCCTCGGCTCGGGCTCGGTCATCATGGCGATGCACCACGAGCAGGACATGCGGGCCATGGGAGGCCTGAGGCAGCGGATCCCGAAGACCTTCCTCACGATGATGTTCGCCACGGTCGCCATCGCCGGGATCCCGCCCCTGGCGGGCTTCTTCTCGAAGGACCAGATCCTCGGCGCGGCGTTCGGCGCAGGGCACCCGGTCCTCTTCGCGGTCGGCCTCTTCACGGCGGGCATGACGGCCTTCTACATGTTCCGCCTCGCGCGGATGACCTTCTTCGGGACCTTCCGGGGGCCGAAGGGCGCCGACGAGCACGTCCACGAGTCCCCTGCCACGATGACCGTCCCCCTCGTCGTCCTGGCGTTCTTCTCGGTCGTCGCCGGCTTCCTCGGGGTGCCCGAGGCGATCGGCGGCTCGAACCGGTTCATGGCGTTCCTCGCCCCCTCTCTCGCAACGGCGCACCCGCACCACGTCACCCACCTGACCGAGTGGATCCTCATGGGCCTCTCGGTCGCCGTCGCCCTCGCCGGGATCGTCCTCGCCTGGCGCTGGTACGGCTCCGCGGGCGCCACAGCACAGGTGCCGAGCGTTCCGGCGAACGCCTTCTACATGAAGACGGGAGTGCTCGGCCGCCTCGTCGAGAACCGGTGGTTCGTCGACGAGGGGATCGAAGCGGGCGTCCTCAGCCCTTTCCGGAAGATCGGCACCTTCCTCTGGCGCGGCTTCGACTCGCTCGTCATCGACGGCGTCGTCAACGCATCCGCCTTCCTCGTCGAGCTGACGGGCGACCTCGTCCGCTTCTTCACGACCGGCAACGTCCGTAACTACGCGCTGAGCTTCACGCTCGGCGTTCTCGCCCTGGCGCTCTACGTCTTCCTGCGGTAG